ATTTATTGTTAATCAAGATTCATCACTgaggaaaaaatataaaaaatggaaAGAGTTAATGGGTCTTGGAATTGAAATTGAGTGATAAGTTAAAAGATTATTTATATCCAtttgtaaaattaaaaataaaaatattaaaattagaagaaaaaaaatttgcaaTTGGTAATTTTTTCACTATTAACAACCGTTGCTATTTGTTATCCTCCCAAACCCCCCTCCCCTCCCATCTCCTCCCACGCTCTCTTCCCCTCGTCATCTCCACCTCCCTCCCCCGTCCCTCCCTCCACGTCCTCCCCCACTCTCTCTGCGCTCTGCCTccacctcctccccctctctctccCGCCTCTGTCTTCCCTACTCTTCCCCCCTCTCGCCCTCTGCCAGTTTGTTTTGGCTTGCCAAGAGCCCAGTTGTGATTGCATCAGCCTCAGAGGGGAACCGTAAGAGGAAATAGCCGCCGGCCATGTCCAGAATTAAAGGGCATGTGGAGGAAGACCATAGTTTGAACACTAGCTTTCAGAGCATCACGAGGAGGAGGAAGTTTTCCTAAGGAATCTGCCCCCCACCATAAGCCTAGGCTTCCTCTATTCAGGTTACAAGGAGTCATCAAACTCAATAAAATCTTGAGAAGCATTTTTTATACGATCGAAAACTCCAGAAGAGAGGAAGCAGAAGGATGAAGTAGAGGAAGGAGCTTTGCCAGGAGGGGAGCCAGGATCCGGAGGCCCCGGGGCAAGGGGAGACGAGGAAGCCCGGGCAGCATCACCAGCGCCATCCACCCACTTATCGTCAGACCGGCCCGCGCCTCCCGTGCCCTTGGTGCCGGAGCTCAAGGAGGAGTGCACGGTAGCGCCGGCGCGCTTGGCATCGGAGCCCACCGAAGAGGGAGCAGCACCACCAGCGGCCTTCGCTCGCTTGTCGCCAGAGCCGCCCGGAGCGCCAACACAGCTTTACAATCCTTCACTCTTTTGCTCTTTTTACTGGGTTTTCCTTGATCAAGGGAGAAAAAGGGGCACAAATCTAATATGGAATTCTTATATTACGAAAAGTGAGGAAAAGAACCGGTGATTACAAAGCACACAGTTCGGTAGCTTTGCGTTGCAGGCATTGTGGGGAACAGGCACAGTCTGTAAAAGAAAGCTGCGGCACCTGGTAGTGGGATCCGGCGTCGGACTTCACCGACGAGAGCGCAGCGCTGTTCATAGCTAGGGGAGACAAGGGCCGAAAGTGCCATAAACTGTACGCTTTCGAACGTGGCAGTTGCAAATGGTGAGTCATCAGAACATGGCTGCTGGAACCACGGCGGAGTCCTTTTTGGAAGTGCCAACCCAAATCCGGCCCGCTTTTGGACCTCTCTTCGGGTCAATCAAATGATCCCCGATCACAGTAATCGACGGTTGAGATCAGCTTGGGTTTCTTTTTTTAATCGTATTTGTTTATTCGCCACGTGGAATTTTCTTTTGCGGCGGGTTCGAATGCTTCGAGGCTAAGCTTGCTGTCTCCCGGACCACGCGGTGGGGCTCGTCCCTTATGCTTCTTCCCCTCTGGAAGGCGTGTATATATACCGAATCCCCGCGGGCTGATTCCATCCATCCAACCAAACCAAAAGCACGCTTCCTTTACTTTACCCTGCTCACAGAAGGGAGAGCGAGGAACAGGCGACGGATCGAGCGCGATATGGAGTTGGGAGAGTCGGGAATCGAGAGTCTTCCGGAGCTCTGCGTCGCTCACTCCATCTCCCTCACGTCGCCCCGGGACGCGTGCCGCTTATCCGCCGTCTCGGCCGCCTTCCGCGGCGCCGCCACTTCTGACACCGTCTGGGACCGTTTCCTGCCCACCGATTGGCATTCGCTCGTCTCCCGCGCTGTCTATCCCGTcgagttctcctcctcttcctccaagcGGGATATCTTCTTTCGCCTCTGCGATCCCATCCTCATCGACGACGGCAAGATGGTTAATACAAATCCCCTCACTCTCGTTTTCTACAATTATGTTGCAGCAAAAACTAAGCTGTTGTTCGGATATATCTCTAATCAaattcagcaaaaaaaaaaaagttcttttaTTTGGAAGAACAAGGGTATACTTTGATCATTCCGATTCCACAAAGGTGTTGTTATAATGTTGTCACCTATGATCCATCCCATCGAGCGTCTTTCGCTCACATATTGATATGTCTCTTGAAATTGATTTATGTTCGTCTTTGCAGAGTTTCTCACTGGACAGATCGAGCGGGGCCAAGTGCTACATGCTCTCCGCCAGAGAGCTGTTCATTACGTGGGCAGATACTCCGCAGTATTGGACGTGGGATTGCCTACCTGAATCCAGGTATGTGGTAATCTCCCACACTTACTTCCCTCTTCGCATCGTAACTCTGAAAACCAAGCCTTTTgttaagaaaatgggtaccttttATTAGCTCATACACGAACTTCTGATCCATAGTTCTGTGATCCCAGTCTTACTTGAGGACTTGTAGCCGGTActctcattacatagatccatttgACGTACTCATTTATCTATTATGCTGCATGCTTGAGCTTCTTGTCACGGGTGATTGAAATGGCTGATCAGTGGACAAGTCCCCTGATGCCTAGGTTGTGCTCGTTTATTGAATCATGTTGGACATGCCTGCCTGCTTGATGTATTCTAATTAGATCTATTTATAAGCAATACCTGCATGCTATCTGTGTTACAGCCTCATTGGCATGCTAGAATGCATAGCCCAGCGAATATATTACATGATTGTTGATGGTAACTTTCCCCGTGGAAGGTTTGCGGAGGTTGCTGAACTGATCGACGTATGCTGGTTGGAGATTCGTGGCAAGATCGAAAGTAGAATGCTTTCTCAGAGAACAACCTACGCTGCCTATCTCATCTTCCGAATCTCCGATGTATCACATGGTCTCGGCTATCCGCCCCAAGAAGCATCAGTGAAGGTCGGAGGGCATTCGTCGACGAAAACGGTGTGTTTGCAGCCAAGTGACATGCTCAGTCATATGCATGCACGGAGGGCCAGTGCTATGTTTGGGTATTGCGTACGCTGCCGCCGGTTGATGATGACTGCGGAAGCTGAGGAAGCAGCAGAGGAAGCCGAAGAAGTGGATGGAGCCCCTCAGGCAAGGAACGATGATTGGATGGAGCTGGAGCTGGGTGAGTTCTACATCGACGAGGGAGATGATGGGGAAGTCAATATAAGCTTGTTGGAGATGAAGGGAGGCGATTGGAAGAAGGGTCTGATCATAGAGGGAATCGAGATAAGGCCTAAAAACAATAGGTGAAATCTTCGAGTGATCATAAATTATTTGTCTATTCGCTTTCACGTTTGGTGATCAAAGAATCTATGTAGAGATTGTGATTCGTCAAGTTTGCAACAGTTAGCATGCTGATGTAACTGCGTTTCTTGTATAGCTTTTGTTGCTTGGGCGGAGATTGAGATGGAACGCTTCAATTTGTCTTGTTGTGAGTGGCGTTCGAAAGACAGAAGAAACTGTCCTTTTCAAGCAAACGAGATTACACTTTTTCCTGGCATCAGACTCATTACCCCAACCAAAATAAAATTCTAGCAACACCATTTCATTTTTTAATCACCTTGTTGGCTACTCAAACCATCGAAGCGAATGGCAGATCATTCCGAGTCGCTCCTTCCTAGCCGATTTCTTTTCCTCATCCTTTTCTTTATTTGACAGCAGCTGGTTGATAATTTTTAATCTGTTTAAACAGATGCAATTACTGagaaattgacttgaactctcttGGCGCAGCTTAGGGTCTTTGTCGGGAACATAATAAGAAGACTGTCCTTCCAGGGGGCTTTGGCAAAACATGTCTAGATTCGATTTTGACACCAGGGACGATCATTGGTGGAGGTGCAGTCGAGCTGTCTCTTGTTGCGTGATGTGTGTGAAGGCGGGACAGAATGGACTGACAGTATGCACTATCCACTGGAACGATGATGGTAGAGGGGGATTGACTTGTAGAAAACTAACTAGTGAATGATTTATCCACTGCAAATGTTCGAAATTGGGAGAAAATTATTCATCGCCGCATATGTTGAAATCGATATTGGGATTGTAAGCGGAGGTCATCTTTAGGTTATTATGAAGTTCCGACATGTTTATCTCGCTATATGTTATTCCTTTTAaagtattaatttattaatttatattttaattgtcTGACATATCAAAGAAATTGAAGCTTCTAAAAAAATTAGtagatatttataaaaattgaaactataaatgaataatatttttttgatagatCATATTAAAAGctcttttataataaatttagatAATAATCGAATTAAAGTGGAGAATTATTCTGTGAGATGGTTATGTCAAATCGTCAGCCAATCTATGTATGTCAATCCATCGACTGCTATGGTATTAGTTCATGCTGACATCAAATGCTTTTGGTTGATATATCCTTGTTTATACTCATTGAGGTCCATAATCACCTCTTCTGCCCACCACCTATCATATTTAACAACTTATCGACCATCAGTTTCTGTGTCTTTCAGTCAACGTATCAAAAGGACAAATAGGTTCGCTTGTGAACGTTGACATCCACGTGTACCACTTGAACGTTATCGGACGTGGTCAACTTTAGCTCTGTAATCCGAGTTTCTTGAACGCAACCCGAGTTCACTCTGTTTAAGGTGGGTGTTAATGTGGGCCGGGCGAGACCGGGTTGTCTTCACACACTAAAGGACAACAAGAAACTGGTCCAAGATTAGGCCCATAACAACGCAAATAATTTGAACCGATCGAACATGGACCCCTGGCCGGGCCGGCCCGGGGCTTCGGCATCGGTCGGTTCATCTGAACCCAGTGAACCTGATTTTCCACAAACACCGGATATGACGGTGCGTCGGCTCAACCCGGGCTCGCCCAAAATCTATTTGTACCCCGAACGGGAAAGGCACAAGGGTTCCTCTCGGTGTCTTTCGCCCTTCCCTCGTCACACCGCCTCTCCCATCCTCCCAATCTCACCGGTGACGCTCTCTGTCTCAAGGGTTGCCGGAGCCCTCCGCCTCTGGTCGGGGACTCGACCCCTCAACCCCTGGTTCTTCGATCGGAGATCGGAGGAGAGGAAAGTTGGCTCGCGATGGCGGACGACTACGCCATGATGGAGAACGACGAGGACGATGAGATCACCCAGGAGGACGCCTGGGCGGTCATCAGCGCCTACTTCGAGGAGAAGGGCCTCGTGCGCCAGCAACTTGACTCCTTCGACGAGTTTATCCAGAACACTATGCAGGAAATCGTCGACGAGTCCGCTGATATCGAGATCCGTCCAGAGTCTCAGCACAACCCCGGCCGGCAGTCCGATTTCGTTGAGGttgccctcttcttcttttccctgCTCCGATTGCTTCCTATATGTTGTAAAAGGCGCAGTTGAAGTGAGAAGAGGGTTTGATTCCTTGGTTGACTGAGATAGAGGACTAAGTCATGTGGTTGGATTGAATTTGCTTCAGCAAAAGGAATTATGAATGAAAGAACATAACTATACTGCAAATTAAACCTTTTTATACGGTAAATTACTCAATATTAAGTAGAGAAATTACATGACAGAAACCTTCAGGAGTTGGCCTATGCAGAAATTTAACCTCTTTAATAAATGATTCTGAAATGTTCACTTTACCATTATAGGATAAGTGGCCCACAACTGTTGCTCCTCTTGCTAGTTTTATAATCTACGGTGTTTAGAGATGAAGCATCGATTTCATTTTCTTTGTATCAACTTGAGCCTGATGGCATGCATAAACTGTGAATTGCTATGTTCGATCATGTTGCTTTTTTGCCCTTTTCCTCTTTTTGGGGTTTTGTCATAAGGGTTCCGTTCTGTTGTTCTTGGGGTGTGTAACAGGAGGTTCCTTGGTCTCATGTGACAATTGTGGAATGCTAGGGTGTAAATTCACTCCTGTCAAAATAATAACAGTTTGGGCTGTTGCATTTTACTTTAAAATCATTGATCTCGGTTATTGTAAAGTGAATGTCCTGTGAATTGAAATAACTTGTTCCTTATGGATTTCCCCTTCCTATGTCAATCTGCAGACTATTTACAAGATAAGCTTTGGTCAAATATATTTGAGTAGGCCAATGATGACTGAATCAGATGGTGAAACTGCGACATTATTCCCCAAGGCTGCGAGGTTGAGGAACTTGACTTATTCGGCTCCACTGTATGTTGATGTCACTAAAAGGATCATAAAAAAGGGACATGATTGTGAAGAAGTTGCAGAGACTCAAGATTTTGCAAAAGTTTTTATTGGAAAGGTGAAGAATAATTTTGTCTCATTTTCTTTGATCGGATGTTATTCCATTCAGCACTTCATATGTCTTTATCTTGCAGGTTCCTATAATGCTCCGTTCCAGTTATTGCACTTTATATCAAAATTCGGAGAAGGATTTAACAGAGCTTGGGGAGTGTCCTTATGATCAGGGAGGATATTTCATCATCAACGGAAGTGAGAAGGTGTTAATTGCACAGGAAAAGATGAGCACAAATCATGTATATGTATTTAAAAAGAGGCAGCCCAACAAGTATGCCTATGTAGCTGAAGTTCGGTCTATGGCTGAGAATCAGAACAGACCAGCAAGCAGCATGTTTGTGCGTATGCTTTCTCGTACTAGTGCAAAAGGGGTAAGTTTTATTACACATGCACTAACTTCCTTTTGCTTTCGATTGCAATCTTTTATATTTCCTGGTgttcatgtatatatacatattttgaaTGTTCATGTTCTTTGTATACCATATTCCTCCTGATAATGCAATTTTTCTACCACTAACAGGGTTCATCAGGTCAATACATTCGAGCTACTCTTCCATATATCCGGGCTGATATTCCAATAATAATCATCTTCCGAGCATTGGGGTTTGTAGCTGACAAAGATATACTGGAACATATATGCTATGACTTTTCTGATACTCAAATGATGGAATTGTTGAGACCATCCCTGGAAGAAGCATTCGTTATACAGAATCAGCAGGTAGTTTgtcaattcattttttttttattgtggtgCATATTCAAGTTATTTCAGTTTTTCTCCTatctaatttattttttcctGCATCTGTTTGTTGTTCCTCTTTCTTTTATGTATATTCTAAAGCTGAAGTTGATGCCTACAGATATGGATTGGTTCATCTCTATGAAAATTCTATATTTAGTCATGCATGATGCATTGATTTCTCATATTGACATCATAATCTTGTCTCTGATGGGCATTGTACTTGAAAGGTCTTTTGGTTGCTGTTTCTTCAGCTTATGAATCTTAAGTAGGTCTTCCTCCACTAAGAAACTTTTAGAACTTACACCCCAATTCTTCCTTCTGTGGGAGGTGGGCTGCCTATATTTCACTTCATCATTGTAGTTAGAAAACATACTAGCTGTACTTCCTCAAAGGATGGTGGATTGATCATAGGCAAAGGTTTAAAAGTATCCTGAAAGGATGGTGATTGAGCTTGCCCATAAGCTGCTAACAGCTGCAAGGAGTAGTTATATAAATGCTTTGAGGTGGCAATTTTCCACCCAATAATTCTTTAGCAACTATTATTAATGTTGAGTAGGACACTAAGGTAGCAAGCAAATAAATCATATATAATTATCATCTATGACCTATCTAACCATTTACCATATGACTATTACAAATTTTTTTTAGACCTAAACTTGCAACACCTCGTTTTAGTCGCACATCGGGTGTGGTGAGTATTTTaattgacttataaaggtctaATGAGCTTAAACATTTTGGGCCAGTTATCTCATTAGATCGGATCATACCAATAGCTATTATGGTATTAGAGCCAACTAGTGATTTCAATACGCGCTCaagcgctcgggcaaggcgaggcgaggcccaagcgcctcgcttcatttccaggcggcgcacttcaaagaggtgttgcctgggcgctcgcctgagcccagGCGTCGGCTTCGGGCTAGCGCTCAGGTTAaactaggcgaccgaaccagcgttctAGGTTCggttcggtctccgatgctttagttggttaatcgaaccaactaaagcatcgatatcagccttcctctcgcgacttccaaaccctaaccctgctcgtcgtcGCTCGTTGCTGCCGCTGTCActatcgccgctcctgctcccactgctcgctgctaccgttgtCGTTGCCATTGTCGTTACTCACCGTTGTCGCTCCCACTGCCATCGcctctgctcgctgctaccgctgtcactaccactgtcgttgctcgTTGTTACCGCTACCGCTACCATTGTCACCACTCTCGTTGTTGCTACCACTGTCGTCACTCaccactcccgctgctcgctgctaccgctgtcgtTGTCGCTTCTCTCAGTCAGCAACCTCGAttttcctcttactcacactcttctcactttgATGGTATAccgttaacaatatattaatagtatactgctaactgtatactagtaatagtattttaatttattagattaataatatattattttaattttaataccattaattttttatttatttgaaattattgttattgttttgaattttgagactttttgttaatgtgatattgtgattttacaatattttcttaatttaatatcatattttatttaaataattatatttattaattatattatatatttttatattttagcgtctctctTCGCGCGGGCGAGTGCCTAGCGCCTCaggtgtttttggaccttggcgcctagcgctttttaaataacTGGAACCAAGTTCCCTAGGACTATTGGACGGGGCTAGCATGTATATCATGCTCCAAAAGGAGCCACCAATAGATTAAGCCTTAGATGTGCTATGCTAATGTTTGATTTGAGCTATGTTGAACCTAGATAAGTATGTCAAGACTTTATGTACGAGAGACTATGATCCCCATGATTTAATCTCATATCAAAAGTGGGCAAGGATTTTGATTGATCTATACATACTACTATAATTTTAATCTTATGAATTTTATGCCAGTGATTTAGAGTCAACAAAATTAATAGGTTGGTTTTCTCATCACATCGAGCCATGGCGAAACTTCTCTCAATTTTACCCAAAAATTCTGAAGGCTCTTATCTCTTCAAGCTAAATTGAGATGTATAAATACATGATCAGAGCTACCTTCTTGAAAGGATATCCTCTCTGTGGTTTTTGTATTATTCTGCATTTTAGGATTTCAATGTAGTGAGAATGATACCTTGAATTTAAGAGAAGCGGCATCACAACTTCTGTTGGCTTGTTCAGGTGGGGTCTGTTTGAGTGGTGAGGCTTGATGTATCTTAATATTCATGTTTATACAGTTGAGGAATGATGGTGTGGTCGAGGTGCAAGATGATCTTTTCTTGAGAACCTAAGCAACTTGACCATGGTGTTTGACAAATCTTTAAGATCATATAGTTTAAGGAAGGTCAAATTTGGTAACTGTGTATAGCAAACACGAAGCTGTTGTCAGTGCAAAAGATGCAttcttcaagaggcaaaggaaaaAAATGAATGGTTTCTTTTGAAGGGCATGGAAAATTTTCTGTTTGTCTCCAATATAATTGGTCTAGTGCTAGCATTTAGCAATTGAGTGGTGGCAGGGAAGCACTTGAATTCTTTTTTTAATGTATAAGAATGCCTTCCCTTCTTGGTTATCATCCTTAGTAGAACATTCTGTAACATTATTGTTACTTCTCTTTGGTTGTaaaaaattaggagttccttatgAGTTCACATTTTGTATATTGGTCATCCTACAATTGATTAGAACAGATCTCATCCATTGTCTATGGTTAAACTGTAGTCTGCAAACTCATTGTTTAAATTTGAACTTAACAAGGAAACCCTTAGTCTAAGGTTAAATTTAATCAACAAACTCATTGTCTAAGGTTAAACTTAATCAGAAAGCCACTATTTTTGTTATATTCTTGAACATGTATGCTGCGACACTCGGTATTTTGTAACATAGATGTTACTTATCCTAAAGTCCCTTATGGGTTTATATCTTGTAGGATGGTCGCTTGATTGCAGATGATAGCTGAACTCATCCATCATCTAAGATTAGGTTGCATTCTTTGAAGCACAACTGTTCACTAATTAAAGTTTTAACATCATTGTCCAGGTGGCATTGGACTATATAGGCAAAAGAGGAGCAACTGTTGGTGTCACTAGGGAGAAGAGAATCAAGTACTGaatattttttactctttcattaATACTTATGAGTTGCATGCTGATGTTAGGTAGCAAATGATCTGTATTTTTCGGTACTTGATATATGTGCTGCTGATTTGTGTGTAGGTACGcgaaagaaattcttcaaaaagaAATGTTGCCTCATGTTGGTGTTGGTGAATACTGCGAAACCAAAAAAGCTTATTATTTTGGGTGGGGTGTCTTACCTTTGTTTTATAGTAACCGTGATGGAATATGGAATATTGACATTTGTTTTTCCTCTATAGATATATCATTCATCGTCTGTTGCTGTGTGCTATTGGACGAAGACCTGAAGATGATAGGGATCACTATGGCAACAAAAGGCTGGATCTTGCTGGTCCTCTACTTGGTGGCTTGTTCCGAATGGTTTGCCTTAATATATTGTGTATTAGTAAATTTCTTTACCTTGTTTGGACAGTTCACTTTTATTATAGGTTTTTCCACATGCAGCTGTTCAGAAAATTGACAAGGGATGTGAGATCCTATGTTCAAAAGGTTTTTGATCCTTCTGTCAATCAACTATATTTTCTTTTAGACATTCACCACTTTTTTGGTGTCTAAACTTGGTTATTTTTGTGATATCATAGTGCGTTGACAATGGAAAGGATGTAAACCTTCAATTTGCAATCAAAGCTAAGACTATCACTAGTGGTCTGAAGTACTCTCTCGCAACTGGTAATTGGGGACAAGCAAATCAAGCTGGTACTAGGGCAGGGGTTTCACAGGTCCAACCTTCTTCTATCTGTTTCTATCATACATTTTGTTGCCTGTGTAACTAATATTTGGTAGATGATTCAACTGGCAGGTGTTGAATCGACTGACGTATGCATCTACACTCTCCCACTTGCGAAGACTAAACTCTCCCATAGGTCGTGAAGGTAAATCAATTTAGCCATTTCTTTGAATTCAATTTTCCCTGATGTTGTTTAAGTAGTCAGATAATTCCTTTAATGATATTCACTTTTTGCTAGTTTGTAATTAGAAtaatttaatgataattttatttatatataatttttatttatcaggAAAATTAGCAAAGCCTCGTCAGTTGCATAATTCTCACTGGGGCATGATGTGTCCTGCTGAAACACCTGAAGGACAGGTAATTTTTTAGAAACTTGCATCATTGTTAATAGGAAAGTATGGGTCAAACGCTTACTCTTATGGGAACTAGAAACTTGGTTAATGTAGACTAGCTCTTTTGGAGCTTGTGATTaactttgttttgtttatttttaacACAATATTCATTGTTGATGTATATGCTCTATGGTTGTGACAGGCTTGTGGCTTGGTTAAGAATTTAGCGCTGATGGTGTACATTACAGTAGGATCCGCTGCACATCCAATTTTGGAGTTTTTAGAAGAATGGAGTACTGAAAACTTTGAGGTAAGTATTATTTATTagcaatcttttatttttttctcattctgAGAGTTGAGATGACAGAAATGGCATGGATAAGTACTGGAAAGATCTATTTTGCTGATTAAGTTATTGCATGGTTTCAACTATTGCAGGAAATATCTCCTGCTGTTATTCCACAGTCGACTAAAATTTTTGTCAATGGCTGCTGGGTTGGGATTCATCGAAACCCAGACCTCTTGGTCAAGACCTTAAGACAATTGAGGAGACAGGTCTGAAACCTTTATCTGGATACTACTTGTATAAATGTTTATTCTCTATGCAGTTTTGCCTGGTCTGTAATTATCTTtttttcaattattttttatgattgcaAGGTTATTTACAGTTCCTTAAAACTATTTAGACATAAGCCTGTCACAAAGGAGTTGTCATATTTTTCTACTGAAACTTTTGCTAGTAAATCAAACAACTAGGCTGACATAAATCAAGTTCATAGGAGATTTCAACGCAGGAACAGCTTTTCAAACCTAAATTATTGTCTTTAATACTGTTGGGCTTTCTATATAATATTTGTCCATGGAAAACTCATTCACAATTTATCAAACGTTGAAGACCAACCTAATTTCAACAACCTAAGAACAAGCAGCTTCTGTGAGAATAGATATTTTGAACTTTGTTCCACCTTCCTATGGTTAAATGTGATGCAGGATTTAAATGTGAATAACTTCTATTAGTTTAGGAGGTATTTTGCAAAGGTAATAAATTGCCATATGCAAAGTCTAAATTCCATTCAAGCGATGACACTGGTTGGTAGTCACATTGGTATTGTTCTGGTACCCAACTTATGGGCACTATGAGTTAATACTGTCCAGACCAAGAGAAACAGACAGAGAAGAACGGGAGGAGGAGCAAGGAGGCAGAGCAGGACTGGGCGAGGGGGGAGGAAAAGGTAAAGGAGAACAAAAGGTGGAGGAGGAAGCGGCAACCTGATGAAATAGTGGGATATGGTTAGTCAAGGCAGTGGAGCATTAATGGCAAGATGAAGGGGAGGAGGGAGGGGCAGGTGAGGAGGGAGAGagataaagagaaagaaagggaaagagAGATATTGGAGCATGTGAGGAAGTTAAAATAAAGGAAAAGATAgctgtcaaaaaaataaaaaatgctagGGGTATCAGGTGATAGGATTACTAACCATTAACCCTTATTCAGGACCAGACTGGATGAAGTGATGCATCTAATTTGTTGGTCAAATGTTAAATACTAGCTCATGGCCATATTACAACATATCCAATATTactagtttgattttttttttattgccaaATAGAATTTCACCAGGTCCATGTCCCATTTTCTGGTCAAACTGATGATTGTTGGTTAATACAGACCGGTCCGATTAGTTTTGTAATCTATGGCCCCCACATGGCAACATTTCCAATATTTCTAGTTTGGTTTCATAAATTGCCAAAAAGATGAAAAAAGGAAgccaaatgaaaaaaaagaaagaagggcTTGATTGAAGATTTTAAGAGTTGATTCAAGGATCTTTCATATGCGAAAGTTTATTAATATTGAAGATTGTACAAAAAAGAAGTCtactgat
Above is a genomic segment from Musa acuminata AAA Group cultivar baxijiao chromosome BXJ3-4, Cavendish_Baxijiao_AAA, whole genome shotgun sequence containing:
- the LOC135636269 gene encoding putative F-box protein PP2-B12: MLLPLWKACIYTESPRADSIHPTKPKARFLYFTLLTEGRARNRRRIERDMELGESGIESLPELCVAHSISLTSPRDACRLSAVSAAFRGAATSDTVWDRFLPTDWHSLVSRAVYPVEFSSSSSKRDIFFRLCDPILIDDGKMSFSLDRSSGAKCYMLSARELFITWADTPQYWTWDCLPESRFAEVAELIDVCWLEIRGKIESRMLSQRTTYAAYLIFRISDVSHGLGYPPQEASVKVGGHSSTKTVCLQPSDMLSHMHARRASAMFGYCVRCRRLMMTAEAEEAAEEAEEVDGAPQARNDDWMELELGEFYIDEGDDGEVNISLLEMKGGDWKKGLIIEGIEIRPKNNSFCCLGGD
- the LOC135636267 gene encoding DNA-directed RNA polymerase II subunit RPB2, coding for MADDYAMMENDEDDEITQEDAWAVISAYFEEKGLVRQQLDSFDEFIQNTMQEIVDESADIEIRPESQHNPGRQSDFVETIYKISFGQIYLSRPMMTESDGETATLFPKAARLRNLTYSAPLYVDVTKRIIKKGHDCEEVAETQDFAKVFIGKVPIMLRSSYCTLYQNSEKDLTELGECPYDQGGYFIINGSEKVLIAQEKMSTNHVYVFKKRQPNKYAYVAEVRSMAENQNRPASSMFVRMLSRTSAKGGSSGQYIRATLPYIRADIPIIIIFRALGFVADKDILEHICYDFSDTQMMELLRPSLEEAFVIQNQQVALDYIGKRGATVGVTREKRIKYAKEILQKEMLPHVGVGEYCETKKAYYFGYIIHRLLLCAIGRRPEDDRDHYGNKRLDLAGPLLGGLFRMLFRKLTRDVRSYVQKCVDNGKDVNLQFAIKAKTITSGLKYSLATGNWGQANQAGTRAGVSQVLNRLTYASTLSHLRRLNSPIGREGKLAKPRQLHNSHWGMMCPAETPEGQACGLVKNLALMVYITVGSAAHPILEFLEEWSTENFEEISPAVIPQSTKIFVNGCWVGIHRNPDLLVKTLRQLRRQIDVNTEVGVIRDIRLKELRLYTDYGRCSRPLFIVEKQRLLIKKKDIRALQQRETPEEGWHDLVSKGFIEYIDTEEEETTMISMTINDLVNARQNPEEAYSETYTHCEIHPSLILGVCASIIPFPDHNQSPRNTYQSAMGKQAMGIYVTNYQLRMDTLAYVLYYPQKPLVTTRAMEHLHFRQLPAGINAIVAIACYSGYNQEDSVIMNQSSIDRGFFRSLFFRSYRDEEKKMGTLVKEDFGRPNRENTMGMRHGSYEKLDDDGLAPPGTRVSGEDVIIGKTSPIPQDDAQGQASRYTRRDHSTSLRHSESGMVDQVLLTTNADGLRFVKVRMRSVRIPQIGDKFSSRHGQKGTVGMTYTQEDMPWTVEGITPDIIVNPHAIPSRMTIGQLIECIMGKVAAHMGKEGDATPFTDVTVDNISKALHKCGYQMRGFETMYNGHTGRKLTAMIFLGPTYYQRLKHMVDDKIHSRGRGPVQILTRQPAEGRSRDGGLRFGEMERDCMIAHGAAHFLKERLFDQSDAYRVHVCEKCGLIAIANLKKNSFECRGCKNKTDIVQVHIPYACKLLFQELMAMAIAPRMLTKEPNPTKDQKKK